The Clostridia bacterium sequence GGAAATCGTAGAGACCCTGAAGGACTTGCAGATCCTGAAGTTTGGACTATAGGAGTACAAGACGATAAAGGCAATTGGAGGGCATGTATGGTTAAATATGCTCTACATCCTACTTTAATCCATGCTGACAGTACAGTTGTTACCGCTGATTATCCTGGTTATATACGAAAATATTTTGAAGAGAAAAAACCTGGCATGGTATTTCTTTTTGCTCAAGGCACATCAGGAGACCAGAGCACACGATATTTCAGGAACGGACAGACTTTTGAAGAAGCTGAAAGGTTTGGTAGAACTATAGGGGCTGAAGCTGATAAGGTATTGGAATCCATGGAGCTTTCGTCAGATGTGGATCTTGTTGTAAAATCCACTGAAGTAGATATCCATATAAGGGAATTGCCTTCTGTTCCAGAAGCTGAAAAGGCAGTGAAAGAGGCAAAGGAAAATTATGAAAAGATAAAAGCAGCAGGCGGATCTTATATAGAAGTTCAAAATGCAAATTTAGTTGTTTTAGGTGCTGAAGATTTATTAGGCTATACATTAGCTATGGATAAAGGCAACAAGATAGATTTGTTGGAGGACGAGACACCTGCCGAAGTGCAGGTATTAGGTATAGGGGATGCTAGAATAGTAGGTTTGCAGGGAGAAGTATTTGTAGACTTTGGTCTTGCTATCCAAGAAAAGTCACCCTTTGAAAAGACATTTGTTGTTGAACTGGCAAATGGATGCATGCCTGGTTATGCATATAACGAAGAGGCATACTTGGAGGGCGGTTATGAAACAGACACATCTCTTCTCACCCATGAGACTGGAGATATGTTGGTAGATACTGCTGTTAAACTTTTGAACCAGACAAAATAAATGACTGATCAGGTTTCTCATGACGAGGATTTTGCCGTAGAGAGTTAATAGAGAGACATAGAGGAAATATTAAAGATTTGAGCAAATAGGGCATATTAGATTATATGTTCTATTTGCTTTTTTATATTATTATTAAAATAATATAAAAAAGAAGGATTTTTAAAAGATATGTAGAATATAACATATAGAAATTTGCATAAAATAATTACGAAAGTTTCGAAGGCCGTTATGTAGCACCTTTATTAGATTTTGGGATTCAGGCTTTGATCTGAATAAAAAGAATAAATTGATAAGAAAAGGTAGAATACAAATAGGAATTTCAAAACAATTATCGAAACTTTCCGAAAACATTACTAATAGGAGTTGACTTTATGAGTGCTACGTTAAAGGATATAGCAGAAATAGCAAAAGTAAATGTATCAACAGTATCCAGAGCTTTAAATGATAGTCCGGAGATAAATGAAGAGACGAAACAAAGTATTATGAAAATTGCAGAACAACTTAATTATTTTCCTAGAAAGCGATTGACAAAATGCAAAGATACTAAAACTATAGGAGTTATATGTCCGGAGATCAATAGCAATTATTACGCTGAAATAGTTAATACTATGGAAAATAAGCTTAAGAAAGATGGATATACCATAATTATAGGATTGACCAATTTTAAATCTGAAGATGAAGCCCATTTTCTAAAGTTATTTGCTAAAAAAAACGTAGATGGAATAATAATCATTACCAGCCAGGATGATAGCATAAAGGAGGTTTTAGTAAGATTTAAAAGACATAATAATATACCTGTTATTCAAGTAGCTACGGAGAATATGACTGAACATTATGATTATATAAAGACGGATGATTATAAGGGAGTATCCATCGCTATTGAGTATTTAATAAAATTAGGGCATAGGAGGATAGCTTATATAGGAGATATGCAGTCCAAGTTAAGGCTAAAGCCATATATCGATACTCTTAACAAAAACAATATATCCGTCCATGATGATTTAATAAGATTGGGAGAAGAAAGATTTGAAGAGGGTGGGTATGAGAGAATGAGTGAGCTGTTAGACTTGGAGGAATTACCTACCGCAGTTTTTGCCTCTTATGATAATGTTGCCATTGGGGCCATGAAGGCAATATATGAAAGAAACTTAAAAATTCCTGGAGATATATCAATAATTGGATTGGATAATATAAATGTTTCTTCTTATTTATATAGACCTCTTACTACAATTTCCCAACCCCTCAATGAGATGGGGGAAATTGCTACCAGGATTTTGTTGGATAAAATAGGCAAGAAGAACAGTGCAATACAACATGTGGTTTTACAGCCTCAACTTATAATAAGAGAAACTACAGGCGAGATTAAATGAGGCTATAAAGGGATTATGAATTATTTTATTATAAGGAGAATGAAATATGGAAATGAAAAAGAGTATAAATTTAGGAGTTTGCCCTATCGGAAAATTTGTTTTTTCCCATGAGGATGCAGTACGTCAGAAGAAGGCTATATTTAAAAAATTGGATGAATGGAATGTGAATTATTGTACTATCGATACAGTATTACCTGATGGTATGGTAAGAGATCAAAAACATGTAGAACCAGTAGTGTCATATTTTAAACAACAGAATATCGATGCATTATTTATTCCTCATTGCAACTTTGGCACCGAAGGTGCAGCAGGTATGATAGGAAAATTATTGGGGGTGCCTGTACTATTATGGGGACCTCGCGATGAAGCACCTCTTCAAGATGGATCAAGATTGAGAGATTCTCTATGTGGTATGTTTGCCAGCAGCAAGGTACTCTATAAATTAAATGTCCCTTTTACCTATATTGAGAATTGCAGTATAGATGATGCCGAGTTTAAAGATGGAGTTTCATTATTTTTGAGGGCGGCAAACGTGGCAAAATCAATGCGCAATATGAAAATAGCCCAAATTGGTACTAGAGTAGATTTTTTTTGGACAACGATAGATAATGAAAGTGAGCTTCTTGAGAAATTTGGGATACAGGTACTCCCAGTAGATATTTTTGAATTTATTGCAAACACAAAAAAACGCGCCAAAAAAGATAGAACAAAATACCAGGAAGAACTGGTTGATATAAAAAAATGGTTAATAACTGATATGTTAAAAAATGATGAGGGATTGATAAATAGTTTAGCTATGAGGGATGA is a genomic window containing:
- a CDS encoding LacI family DNA-binding transcriptional regulator, producing MSATLKDIAEIAKVNVSTVSRALNDSPEINEETKQSIMKIAEQLNYFPRKRLTKCKDTKTIGVICPEINSNYYAEIVNTMENKLKKDGYTIIIGLTNFKSEDEAHFLKLFAKKNVDGIIIITSQDDSIKEVLVRFKRHNNIPVIQVATENMTEHYDYIKTDDYKGVSIAIEYLIKLGHRRIAYIGDMQSKLRLKPYIDTLNKNNISVHDDLIRLGEERFEEGGYERMSELLDLEELPTAVFASYDNVAIGAMKAIYERNLKIPGDISIIGLDNINVSSYLYRPLTTISQPLNEMGEIATRILLDKIGKKNSAIQHVVLQPQLIIRETTGEIK
- a CDS encoding fucose isomerase, whose product is MEMKKSINLGVCPIGKFVFSHEDAVRQKKAIFKKLDEWNVNYCTIDTVLPDGMVRDQKHVEPVVSYFKQQNIDALFIPHCNFGTEGAAGMIGKLLGVPVLLWGPRDEAPLQDGSRLRDSLCGMFASSKVLYKLNVPFTYIENCSIDDAEFKDGVSLFLRAANVAKSMRNMKIAQIGTRVDFFWTTIDNESELLEKFGIQVLPVDIFEFIANTKKRAKKDRTKYQEELVDIKKWLITDMLKNDEGLINSLAMRDEILKIKEDENIDVFSIKSFDSIPEELGEGNGLGDVLVQEKVPVAAESDIHGAISSVLLEAAAAVDEPSFFPEYTVRHPENDNGILLWHASAPLSLKDPQYDKVQILPPWILKGLPPTSLQFKLKDGPLTCCRFDGDTGEYRLGIGQGRTIPGPKTREIYTWMEVPDWASWERKLMEGPYIHHCSCIYDHCGDVLEEACKYIPGLKAERFDK